One part of the Tachyglossus aculeatus isolate mTacAcu1 chromosome 26, mTacAcu1.pri, whole genome shotgun sequence genome encodes these proteins:
- the SEMA4B gene encoding LOW QUALITY PROTEIN: semaphorin-4B (The sequence of the model RefSeq protein was modified relative to this genomic sequence to represent the inferred CDS: substituted 1 base at 1 genomic stop codon) has translation MVPGRQPDPAGALPRPPAPPGPAPSRPPPPLLLLLLLPPLLLPPLRPPAAQAIVPRVSLSFGSTERTVNWFQAPGVSNYTALLLSQDGETLFVGAREALFALSQSGSFRPGGPHRQLVWGADPEKKRQCAFKGKDPQRDCHNYIKILLPLNSSHLYTCGTAAFSPACAYVNLQNFSLEQDGKGQVLLEDGKGRCPFDPEYKSTALMVDGELYAGTVSNFQGNEPTISRSQGSRLALKTENSLNWLQDPAFVGSAYIPESLGPAQGDDDKVYFFFSETGKEFDFFENTIVARVARVCKGDLGGERVLQRRWTSFLKAQLLCSRPDDGFPFNVLQDVFVLSPGPQDWRHTLFYGVFTSQWXRGGSAVCVFGMQDVQRAFSGLYKEVNRETQQWYTVVNPVPTPRPGACITDSARDKKINSSLQLPDRVLHFLKDHFLMDAPVRSTPLLLQGRARYQRLAVHRLRGPRHAYDVIFLGTDDGRLHKAVSVRQKAHIIEEIRLFPAGHPVQSLLLDPHRGLLYAASYSAVAQVPLANCSLYRSCGQCVLSRDPYCAWTGSGCQDVTTFRPDQDHRPWIQDIEGADTKRLCGSSTPSPRAYAPAGEAPCQQILLRPNTVNTLPCPLLSNLASRHWLRNGAPVNASASSRVLPSGDLLLVGGLEGRGTFECWSLEEGFRQLAASYCVGAEGPGEREEEEEAEEEKETLAAAAAAAVEVAAVIPDVISTSRVSSPVGGQAGRLPDKTYWNEFLVMCVLFVSAIMLLSLFLLYRHRDGMKVFLKQGECASVHPRPRPPLPPEARPLNGGGPPSSPPGDLRGYQALADSAPPPRAFAASEKRPLGVQDSFVEVSPACPRPRVRLGSEIRDSVV, from the exons gGTCCACGGAGCGGACGGTCAACTGGTTCCAAGCCCCCGGGGTCTCCAACTATACGGCCCTGCTGCTGAGCCAGGATGGGGAGACGCTGTTTGTGGGGGCCCGGGAGGCCCTGTTCGCCCTCAGCCAGAGTGGCAGCTTCCGGCCGGGGGGGCCGCACCGCCAG CTGGTGTGGGGCGCGGACCCCGAGAAGAAACGGCAGTGCGCCTTCAAAGGGAAAGATCCCCAG CGTGATTGCCACAACTACATCAAgatcctcctgcctctcaacAGCAGCCACCTGTACACCTGCGGCACAGCCGCCTTCAGCCCCGCCTGCGCCTACGTG aaCCTGCAGAACTTCAGCCTGGAGCAGGACGGAAAGGGGCAAGTGTTGCTGGAGGACGGGAAAGGACGTTGCCCCTTTGATCCCGAGTACAAATCCACAGCCCTCATGGTCG ACGGCGAACTTTACGCCGGAACAGTCAGTAACTTCCAGGGCAACGAGCCAACCATCTCCCGGAGCCAGGGGTCCCGTTTGGCCCTCAAGACCGAGAACTCCCTCAATTGGCTACAAG ACCCGGCCTTCGTGGGCTCGGCCTACATCCCCGAGAGCCTGGGCCCCGCCCAGGGCGACGACGACAAGGTCTACTTCTTCTTCAGCGAGACGGGCAAGGAGTTCGACTTCTTCGAGAACACCATCGTGGCCCGCGTCGCTCGGGTCTGCAAG GGTGACCTGGGCGGCGAGCGTGTGCTGCAGCGGCGCTGGACGTCCTTCCTGAAGGCCCAGCTGCTCTGCTCGCGGCCGGACGACGGCTTCCCCTTCAACGTGCTGCAGGACGTCTTTGTGCTCAGCCCCGGGCCGCAGGACTGGCGTCACACCCTCTTCTACGGCGTCTTCACCAGCCAGTGGTGA CGGGGGGGCTCGGCCGTGTGCGTGTTCGGCATGCAGGACGTGCAGCGCGCCTTCAGCGGCCTGTACAAGGAGGTGAACCGAGAGACCCAGCAGTGGTACACCGTGGTCAACCCCGTCCCGACCCCCCGGCCTGGAGCC tgCATCACGGACAGCGCCCGGGACAAGAAAATCAACTCTTCGCTGCAGCTGCCCGACCGGGTCCTTCACTTCCTCAAGGATCACTTCCTCATGGACGCGCCGGTGCGCAGCACCCCGCTCCTGCTGCAGGGCCGGGCCCGCTACCAGCGCCTCGCCGTCCACCGGCTCCGTGGCCCGCGCCACGCCTACGACGTCATCTTCCTGGGCACCG ATGACGGTCGGCTGCACAAGGCCGTGAGCGTGCGGCAGAAGGCGCACATCATCGAGGAGATTCGGCTCTTCCCCGCCGGGCACCCGGTGCAGAGCCTGCTTCTGGACCCCCACAGG GGCCTGCTGTACGCCGCCTCGTACTCGGCCGTAGCCCAGGTGCCCCTGGCCAACTGCAGCCTGTACCGGAGCTGCGGCCAGTGCGTCCTGTCCCGGGACCCTTACTGCGCCTGGACCGGCTCCGGCTGCCAGGACGTCACCACCTTCCGGCCCGACCAGGACCACCG GCCCTGGATCCAGGACATCGAAGGCGCGGACACCAAACGCCTCTGCGGaagctccacccccagccccagggcctACGCCCCGGCCG GTGAGGCCCCGTGCCAGCAGATCCTGCTCCGGCCCAACACGGTCAACACCCTGCCCTGCCCGCTGCTCTCCAACCTGGCCTCCCGGCACTGGCTCCGCAACGGGGCCCCTGTCAACGCCTCGGCCTCCTCCCGCGTGCTGCCCAGCGGAGACCTGCTCCTGGTGGGCGGCCTCGAGGGGCGGGGTACCTTCGAGTGCTGGTCCCTGGAGGAGGGCTTCCGACAGCTGGCGGCCAGCTACTGCGTGGGGGCGGAGGGgcccggggagagggaggaagaggaggaagccgaggaagagaaggagaccttggcggcggcggcggcggcggcggtggaggTGGCGGCCGTCATCCCGGACGTGATCAGCACCTCGCGGGTCAGCTCACCGGTCGGCGGCCAGGCGGGCCGGCTCCCCGACAAGACGTACTGGAACGAGTTCCTGGTGATGTGCGTGCTCTTCGTCTCGGCCATCATGCTCCTGTCCCTCTTCTTGCTCTACCGGCACCGTGACGGCATGAAGGTCTTCCTCAAGCAGGGCGAGTGTGCCAGCGTgcacccccggccccggcccccgctcccGCCCGAGGCCCGGCCCCTCAACGGCGGGGGCCCACCCAGCTCCCCACCCGGCGACCTCCGGGGCTACCAGGCCCTGGCCGACAGCGCCCCGCCGCCCCGGGCCTTCGCCGCGTCTGAGAAGCGGCCCCTCGGCGTCCAGGACAGCTTCGTGGAGGTGTCGCCCGCCTGCCCGCGGCCCCGGGTGCGGCTGGGCTCGGAGATCCGGGACTCGGTGGTCTGA